In Castor canadensis chromosome 11, mCasCan1.hap1v2, whole genome shotgun sequence, a single genomic region encodes these proteins:
- the Rpl26 gene encoding large ribosomal subunit protein uL24, with product MKFNPFVTSDRSKNRKRHFNAPSHIRRKIMSSPLSKELRQKYNVRSMPIRKDDEVQVVRGHYKGQQIGKVVQVYRKKYVIYIERVQREKANGTTVHVGIHPSKVVITRLKLDKDRKKILERKAKSRQVGKEKGKYKEETIEKMQE from the exons ATGAAGTTCAATCCCTTTGTGACTTCTGACCGAAGCAAGAACCGTAAAAGGCATTTCAATGCACCATCCCACATTCGCAGGAAGATTATGTCTTCCCCGCTTTCCAAAGAACTAAGACAGAAGTACAATGTTCGATCTATGCCCATCCGAAAGGATGATGAAGTTCAG GTCGTGCGAGGGCACTATAAAGGTCAGCAGATTGGCAAAGTCGTCCAGGTTTACCGGAAGAAATACGTCATCTACATTGAGCGGGTACAGCGGGAAAAGGCTAATGGCACAACAGTCCATGTGGGCATTCACCCCAGCAAG gTGGTTATCACCAGgctaaaactggacaaagaccGAAAAAAGATCCTGGAACGGAAAGCCAAATCTCGCCAAGTTGGAAAAGAAAAGGGCAAATATAAGGAAGAAACAATTGAGAAGATGCAAGAATAA
- the Odf4 gene encoding outer dense fiber protein 4 gives MQTSVPSPCSTRWMSRDPRRNSVLPFLWRIQHSSRWLMQVVASELSLLAFILLVFMVFSKKWLYPSGSRFFQRCPVNVTNRIYTSVYAMSMGLLYTCKSWSCFNKGSGKDSFSLWTNHPIFVVAMICFFLALGLGLILTIWLHLPYLPHLRRLPYFGLIGTIVSFCEGARPQL, from the exons atgcAGACCTCTGTCCCTTCTCCCTGCAGTACCAGATGGATGTCCAGGGACCCACGGCGGAACTCTGTACTGCCCTTTCTGTGGAGAATTCAACACAGCTCCCGCTGGCTGATGCAGGTGGTGGCCTCAGAGCTCAGCCTGCTGGCCTTCATTCTGTTGGTGTTCATGGTCTTTTCCAAGAAATGGCTGTACCCCTCTGGGAGCCGCTTCTTCCAGCGTTGTCCTGTGAATGTCACCAACAGAATCTACACCTCAGTCTACGCCATGTCCATGGGGCTTCTGTACACCTGCAAGTCTTGGAGCTGTTTCAACAAAGGCAGTGGGAAAG ACAGTTTTAGTCTATGGACAAACCATCCCATCTTTGTGGTGGCCATGATATGCTTCTTCCTGGCCCTGGGGCTTGGCCTCATCCTCACCATCTGGCTGCACCTGCCGTACCTGCCCCATCTTCGGAGACTGCCCTACTTTGGCTTGATTGGGACCATCGTGAGCTTCTGTGAAGGTGCCCGCCCTCAGCTCTGA